One Onthophagus taurus isolate NC chromosome 11, IU_Otau_3.0, whole genome shotgun sequence genomic window carries:
- the LOC111418101 gene encoding ATPase family gene 2 protein homolog A — protein MPPKFSKSSGLWVHCDTCSTAFLQKDAELHTTDCPPDDKNHTYDYIKDSTLVSTLDVKSNEDVKSVTQLDRDHMVFMSQSTIQICGFSIGQYVSIKCDGLKFPIARMVWPTTEKNITAVLLTKNAMDLLELKSNSIVSVSKINPIFDANTVTLILLNNQKSFVLCTELQTRISKSYAHKVIAKNNLITIVFYGRLLRFVVKSIQCDPIQFIEAELGEMCLEHDTNSLVFYQITEKTQFKLFKSGADYQKQVILKDAIDDVGGLDDEIAELNELITVGLNLSEVTINFRPTKACLLYGNSGTGKTLLTKALTKTIKAYVVSISSSDLYTKYSTSIEDKLDSSFTEADENAPSIVIFDEFDILCPSKPSRTTDSEKKIVSKVLTFFDSIIEGDKQIFIIGTTNKIDSIDNCFRRCGRFDRELEIPTPNPINRFQILKKMLKNVKLIIDEESLKKIAFNAHGFVGADLQALCSRATLHATRFNRNALEMEDFNFALTKVRPSAMREIQIEVPNVRWSDIGGQDNLKLVLKQAVEWPLKYPDCFVRMGITPPRGVLMFGPPGCSKTMIAKALATESGLNFISIKGPELFSKWVGESERAVREVFRKARQVAPSIIFFDEIDALGGERSSSSSTNVQERVLAQLLTELDGVTPLGDVTVIAATNRPDRIDKALLRPGRLDRLVLVPLPDETTRKEIFKLKLAKMPVSQVYIAVLVEKTVNYTCAEIVAVCHEAAMAALEESLNAQEVTMKHFYKALEIITPRTPDSLLAIYDDYYLKYRQYK, from the exons ATGCCTCCAAAATTCTCAAAATCCTCAGGTTTATGGGTGCATTGTGATACATGTTCCACTGCTTTTCTCCAAAAAGATGCCGAGCTACATACCACCGATTGTCCGCCTGACGACAAAAACCACACATACGATTACATTAAAGATTCCACCCTTGTTAGTACGTTAGACGTCAAGAGTAATGAAGATGTTAAATCAGTAACACAACTGGATAGAGATCATATGGTATTTATGAGCCAAAGCACCATACAGATTTGTGGATTTTCAATCGGACAATATGTAAGCATTAAATGTGATGGGTTAAAGTTTCCAATTGCCAGAATGGTGTGGCCAACaactgaaaaaaatataacagccgttttgttaacaaaaaatg CTATGGATTTATTGGAACTAAAATCAAACTCAATAGTTTCAGTATCAAAGATAAATCCAATTTTTGATGCAAATACAGTaaccttaattttattaaataaccaaAAATCGTTTGTTTTATGCACAGAATTACAAACAAGAATATCTAAAAGTTACGCTCACAAAGTGAtagctaaaaataatttaattacaatagTATTTTATGGTAGATTACTTAGATTTGTTGTAAAAAGCATTCAATGTGATCCAATTCAATTTATTGAAGCTGAATTGGGCGAAATGTGTCTTGAGCATGACACTAATAGTCTggttttttatcaaataacGGAaaaaactcaatttaaattatttaaaagcgGTGCTGATTATCAAaaacaagtaattttaaaagacgCCATTGATGATGTAGGTGGATTAGATGACGAAATTGCGGAACTAAATGAATTAATCACAGTTGGATTAAATTTATCTGAAGTTACCATCAATTTTAGACCAACAAAAGCTTGTTTATTATACGGTAACTCAGGAACaggaaaaactttattaactaaagccttaacaaaaacaataaaggCTTATGTTGTCTCAATATCATCTAGTGATTTATACACGAAATATAGTACGAGTATTGAAGATAAATTGGATTCATCTTTTACTGAAGCTGACGAAAATGCTCCTagtattgttatttttgatgaattcgATATTTTATGTCCTTCAAAGCCTAGTAGGACCACAGactcagaaaaaaaaattgtctctaaagttttaacattttttgatagcaTTATTGAAGgagataaacaaatttttataattggaactacaaataaaatcgattctATTGATAATTGTTTTAGAAGGTGTGGTCGATTTGATAGAGAATTAGAAATTCCCACTCCAAACCCAATAAATCG ttttcaaattcttaaaaaaatgttaaaaaacgtcaaattaataattgacgaagaatctttaaaaaaaattgctttcAATGCCCACGGATTTGTTGGAGCTGATCTCCAAGCTTTATGCTCAAGAGCAACTCTTCACGCTACTCGTTTCAATAGGAATGCTTTAGAAATggaagattttaattttgctcTGACGAAAGTACGGCCAAGTGCGATGCGCGAAATCCAAATTGAG GTACCTAATGTTCGTTGGTCAGATATTGGCGGacaagataatttaaaattggttCTTAAACAAGCCGTTGAATGGCCTTTGAAATATCCCGATTGTTTCGTTCGAATGGGAATAACTCCTCCAAGAGGTGTTTTAATGTTTGGCCCACCTGGTTGTTCAAAAACAATGATTGCCAAAGCTTTAGCAACTGAAAGTggtttgaattttatttcgattaaAGGACCGGAATTATTTAGCAAATGGGTTGGAGAATCTGAAAGAGCGGTTAGAGAAGTTTTTAGAAAAGCAAGACAAGTTGCCCCttctattatattttttgatgaaatcgATGCTTTGGGTGGTGAAAGATCCAGCAGTTCTTCTACGAATGTTCAAGAAAGAGTTTTAGCCCAATTATTAACAGAATTAGACGGTGTAACTCCTTTAGGAGATGTTACCGTTATCGCCGCTACGAACCGACCAGATCGAATTGATAAAGCGTTGTTAAGACCAGGAAGATTAGATCGACTAGTTCTTGTACCTTTACCAGATGAAACAActcgaaaagaaatttttaaattaaaattagcaaAAATGCCT GTTTCACAAGTGTATATTGCGGTTTTAGTTGAAAAAACTGTCAATTATACTTGCGCTGAAATTGTTGCTGTTTGTCATGAAGCTGCAATGGCTGCTTTGGAAGAAAGTTTAAACGCTCAAGAAGTAacaatgaaacatttttataaagcTCTTGAAATAATAACACCTAGAACTCCAGATAGTTTATTGGCAATATATgatgattattatttaaaatatcgtcagtataaataa
- the LOC111418096 gene encoding xylosyl- and glucuronyltransferase LARGE2s-like produces MAFILIFIIIFNYIIQYIHMHETEKSYGHIKKAIKGRFRNIYNSNLLLVNHNQSDFEENQINPEKCTVIHIGIVCAGYQANLYFHTMLKSIYFYRSNPLHFHILVNKLSEKVLLNLFETWDVPQVSVTFYDISNLVEEVKWVPNNHYSGIYGLLKLLFHKIISEHIPQLIVLDMDLTFNGDIIDLWNIFKNFNSSQMIGLVDNQSDYYLSKSRWPAIGRGFNTGVILYDLEKLRKRNWDELWNIVAKHTAIKYGETSLADQDIMNAILKEYPELLYQVPCYWNTQLSVNTQSANCYNNHRIKIIHWNSPYKFNVVNKDGDYFRSIYTTFLELNGNLLKRILYDCSGVKNQEESIEEDACSEFHKAKTNKWRTFLFFRKFEYTPLVNDVTFVAQFSYDRLQLLEELCQHWGGPMSLTLYATDPEFQQAMKYLDNLDVVKDRTNIAFHVVFKNGEYHPINILRNVALKHVNTPYVFLADIDFVPMYGLQVIIRENIGKIGNMNKKALIVPAFETQRYKTKFPKSKRELISMWEKKFIHTFRYDVWASGHAPTNYTKWRHSTISYKVNWEPDFEPYIVVSSNVTQYDNRFMGFGWNKVSHIMELEAQSYEFWVLPNAFIIHKPHAPSYDIVQFRKSPTYRMCLQNLKEEFVSMLKNKYNRIFDQNKAAIDIY; encoded by the exons ATGGCTTTTATCcttatttttatcataatatttaattacattatACAGTATATTCATA tgCACGAAACAGAAAAATCTTATGGACATATAAAAAAGGCGATAAAGGGGCGTTTCAGAAATATATACAACTCAAATTTACTCCTAGTCAATCATAACCAAAgtgattttgaagaaaatcaaaTCAATCCTGAAAAATGTACAGTAATTCATATTGGAATTGTTTGTGCTGGTTACCAAGCTAATTTGTATTTTCACACCATgttaaaatctatttatttctACAGAAGCAATCCTTTGCATTTCCATATTTTAGTTAATAAGTTATCCGAAAAAGTATTGTTGAATTTGTTTGAGACTTGGGATGTACCGCAAG tttCTGTTACATTTTACGATATTAGTAATCTAGTCGAAGAAGTCAAATGGGTGCCAAACAATCATTATTCTGGTATTTACGGCCTTTTAAAACTCTTATTTCACAAAATCATTTCCGAGCACATTCCTCAACTCATAGTATTAGACATGGACCTAACTTTTAATGGCGACATCATCGATTTGTGgaatatcttcaaaaattttaattccagCCAAATGATTGGCTTGGTCGACAACCAAAGTGActattatttatcaaaatctcGTTGGCCAGCTATAGGAAGAGG TTTTAATACAGGTGTTATCCTTTATGACCTTGAAAAACTTCGAAAAAGGAATTGGGATGAACTTTGGAATATTGTAGCTAAACACACAGCTATAAAGTATGGCGAAACGTCTTTAGCTGATCAAGATATTATGaatgcaattttaaaagaGTATCCAGAACTTTTGTACCAAGTGCCTTGCTATTGGAACACGCAACTGAGCGTAAATACGCAAAGCGCGAATTGTTACAATAACCATCGtattaaaatcattcattGGAACTCTccttataaatttaatgttgttaacaaagaTGGAGATTATTTCCGCAGTATTTACACGACGTTTTTGGAATTGAATggaaatttgttgaaaagaaTATTGTACGATTGTTCAGGTGTTAAAAATCAAGAAGAATCTATTGAAGAAGATGCTTGTTCTGAGTTTCATAAAGCTAAAACTAATAAATGGAGGACTTTCTTGTTCTTTAGAAAATTTGAGTATACACCTTTAGTTAACGACGTTACTTTTGTCGCTCAGTTTAGTTACGATCGTTTACAATTACTTGAAGAACTTTGTCAACACTGGGGTGGTCCAATGAGCTTAACTTTATATGCGACCGACCCTGAATTTCAACAAGCTATGAAATACTTAGATAATTTAGATGTAGTAAAAGATCGTACAAACATCGCTTTTCATgttgttttcaaaaacggCGAATATCATCCAATTAACATTTTACGTAACGTCGCTTTAAAACACGTTAATACTCCATACGTATTTTTAGCTGATATTGATTTCGTTCCTATGTACGGTTTGCAAGTGATTATAAGAGAAAATATAGGAAAGATAGGaaatatgaacaaaaaggCACTTATTGTACCAGCTTTTGAAACTCAAAGgtataaaacgaaatttccGAAAAGTAAACGAGAATTAATTTCCATGTgggagaaaaaatttattcacaCTTTTCGTTATGATGTTTGGGCTTCTGGACACGCTCCCACGAATTATACCAAATGGAGACACTCCACCATTTCCTACAAGGTTAATTGGGAACCGGACTTTGAACCTTACATTGTTGTAAGTTCGAATGTGACCCAATATGATAATCGATTTATGGGGTTTGGATGGAATAAAGTTTCTCATATCATGGAGTTGGAAGCGCAAAGTTATGAGTTTTGGGTACTTCCAAATGCatttattattcataaaccACATGCTCCAAGTTATGATATTGTACAATTTAGAAAATCGCCTACTTATAGAAT gtgtcttcaaaatttaaaagaagaattCGTGTccatgttaaaaaataaatataatcgaATATTTGATCAAAACAAAGCAGCTATTGATATATATTGA
- the LOC111418091 gene encoding piRNA biogenesis protein EXD1-like: protein MLALADYNFKRGSKLVVELVNGDILEGTLYNGGKSRLDLINIKIYSSDYSSKGPYSYYQSEIKSVRVVKEKPQENGEITNGECYIEANKTLISIPKEDYEDLILMTKNYIYLPMIDVNYYSAIKHLKTCENLGIAAITNSYDKFDPLSLLVISSWDQVYIFDIQSFGIPNDLKDILESNHIKKVCHDSRLPWGILKNQHNINLNNIFDTLCADISIQEKTEKDPEKICTRSIGQCFQHYFNFPENFMNIYKTSKWGKRPLSEQRKSQASQLGAYLVYLKNHLERIMFKTFFETSSRFASSFRIPCNSNSKIDGKLILDIKKKLSL from the exons ATGCTTGCTTTAGCGGATTATAACTTTAAAAGAGGATCTAAATTAGTTGTGGAGTTAGTAAATGGTGATATCTTAGAAGGAACGCTTTATAATGGGGGTAAAAGTCGTTTGGatctaataaacataaaaatttattcatcTGATTACTCTTCGAAAGGGCCATATTCATATTATCAGTCGGAAATTAAATCTGTACGCGTTGTGAAAGAAAAACCCCAAGAAAATGGTGAAATAACTAATGGTGAATGTTATATAGAAGCAAACAAAACGTTAATTTCGATCCCCAAAGAGGATTATGaggatttaatattaatgacgaAAAACTACATTTACCTTCCAATGATTgatgttaattattattcagcaataaaacatttaaagacTTGCGAAAATCTGGGAATTGCTGCTATTACAAATTCGTATGACAAATTTGATCCATTGAGTTTATTGGTGATATCATCTTGGGATCAagtatatatttttgatatacaaTCTTTTGGAATTCCAAATGAtttgaaagatattttagaaagtaatcatataaaaaaagtttgtcATGACTCGAGATTACCTTGGGGAATACTTAAAAACCAACATAACAttaatcttaataatatttttgacacTTTATGTGCTGATATTAGTATCCaagaaaaaactgaaaaagatCCAGAAAAAATTTGTACAAGAAGCATTGGACAATgttttcaacattattttaattttcctgaaaattttatgaacatTTACAAG ACATCTAAATGGGGTAAACGACCATTATCCGAACAAAGAAAATCTCAAGCATCTCAACTTGGTGCCTATCttgtatatttgaaaaatcatcTTGAACGAATTATGTTCAAAACCTTTTTTGAGACATCTTCTAGATTTGCTTCGTCTTTTCGTATTCCTTGCAATAGTAATAGTAAAATTGATGGTAAATTAATTCTTgatatcaagaaaaaactatctttataa